Proteins from a genomic interval of Synergistaceae bacterium:
- a CDS encoding phosphatidate cytidylyltransferase: MAGLKNDTELRLRTLSSIVIVAVILWGINTGGIAWTLIAGSIALVSLSEYYRLAGKIRGARISPGMGYLFSVIFMIAAKQQNPQPIVLGMILSLCVFSVMSVEVFRRQMTAGTSSAVMNSGAVISGVLYITVPWACMSMLRDYAFGRQVLDTLFFCTWGCDVGAYIGGKMFGTTKLCEHVSPGKTVQGFIAGIIGSLLANAGAIYFFTLPAYPLILIGFICGIFGQLGDLAESLIKREAGEKDSGHVIPGHGGMLDRFDSILFSGLLTYLVLRVIL, encoded by the coding sequence ATGGCGGGCTTAAAAAATGACACCGAACTGCGCCTGCGGACATTAAGCAGCATTGTTATTGTCGCCGTAATTCTCTGGGGGATAAACACCGGCGGCATAGCATGGACTCTCATCGCGGGCAGCATTGCTCTGGTCTCACTCAGCGAATATTACAGGCTTGCGGGAAAAATACGGGGCGCGAGAATTTCTCCCGGCATGGGCTATTTGTTCTCGGTGATATTCATGATTGCGGCGAAACAGCAGAACCCTCAGCCAATTGTGCTGGGAATGATATTGTCATTGTGCGTATTCTCCGTGATGTCTGTCGAGGTATTCAGGCGGCAGATGACAGCGGGAACAAGCAGCGCGGTAATGAACTCCGGCGCGGTGATTTCGGGAGTGCTTTATATCACGGTGCCGTGGGCCTGTATGTCAATGCTGAGGGATTACGCATTCGGGCGGCAGGTTCTTGATACATTATTCTTCTGCACATGGGGCTGTGATGTCGGGGCGTATATCGGCGGGAAAATGTTCGGTACAACAAAACTCTGCGAGCATGTCAGCCCGGGAAAAACCGTTCAGGGCTTCATAGCCGGAATCATCGGCAGCCTTCTCGCGAACGCCGGGGCAATATATTTCTTCACTCTTCCTGCTTACCCGTTAATATTGATTGGGTTCATATGCGGGATTTTCGGACAGCTCGGTGATTTGGCCGAGTCCCTCATAAAGCGCGAGGCCGGCGAAAAGGACTCAGGCCATGTTATTCCGGGACACGGGGGAATGCTTGACCGTTTCGACAGCATTTTGTTCAGCGGGCTTCTTACGTATCTTGTACTGAGGGTGATACTGTGA
- the uppS gene encoding di-trans,poly-cis-decaprenylcistransferase, with the protein MTDSRIPRHLAIILDGNGRWAKSRNLPRLMGHRAGLRKLEDMVRLVKREGIRYFSVYAFSTENWNRPIMEVTGLMRLFGYYLRRKVDEVKAEGARIRFCGRKDRIPEELLRQMQWAEDYTKDEKILDFILCINYGGRAEIIDAVNSLMSSGVKSPVTEEDLRSHFYLPDVPDPDLIIRTSGELRLSNFWLWESAYSEYYFTNIHWPDFGEEELRKALDSYAGRERRYGGLKK; encoded by the coding sequence ATGACAGACTCACGAATACCCCGGCACCTCGCAATAATTCTTGACGGAAATGGTCGCTGGGCAAAAAGCAGAAACCTTCCCCGCCTTATGGGACACAGGGCGGGACTCCGAAAACTTGAAGACATGGTGCGGCTAGTGAAACGCGAGGGGATACGCTATTTTTCCGTCTACGCATTTTCCACAGAGAACTGGAATCGGCCAATAATGGAAGTTACAGGGCTAATGCGGCTTTTCGGGTACTATCTCCGGCGGAAGGTCGATGAGGTCAAAGCGGAGGGCGCACGGATTCGTTTCTGCGGCCGCAAGGACAGAATCCCGGAAGAGCTTTTGCGGCAAATGCAGTGGGCAGAGGACTACACAAAGGACGAGAAAATACTAGACTTCATACTCTGCATAAATTACGGCGGACGCGCTGAGATTATCGACGCTGTAAACTCTCTCATGTCGTCAGGCGTAAAATCTCCCGTAACAGAAGAAGACCTGCGGAGTCATTTCTACCTTCCTGATGTCCCCGACCCCGATTTGATTATCAGGACAAGCGGTGAATTGCGGCTCAGTAATTTCTGGCTGTGGGAGAGCGCGTACAGCGAGTACTATTTCACAAATATACACTGGCCGGATTTCGGAGAGGAAGAATTACGCAAGGCATTGGACAGTTACGCGGGAAGGGAGCGGCGTTATGGCGGGCTTAAAAAATGA
- a CDS encoding uracil-DNA glycosylase — MTMDTNINTAWDELRQRVNDCRKCGLCEKRHNTVFGDGPTENCRVVLVGEGPGADEDATGLPFVGKAGMLLTSILEQGGNIPRKSLYITNIVKCRPPENRNPKIEEAEACSEFLETQLILLHPDIVVTLGNVPTQFLLNTKQGITSLRGQWIPWRGILLLPMFHPSYLLRNESRAKGSPKDLTWQDVRALKAKIDELTQGGSIS; from the coding sequence ATGACAATGGACACTAACATTAATACAGCTTGGGACGAACTCAGGCAGCGCGTAAACGATTGCAGGAAGTGCGGACTTTGCGAGAAAAGGCACAATACTGTTTTCGGCGACGGCCCAACGGAAAATTGCAGGGTTGTTCTTGTCGGTGAAGGGCCGGGAGCTGATGAGGACGCTACCGGGCTTCCGTTTGTCGGAAAGGCTGGTATGCTCCTCACAAGCATATTGGAGCAGGGCGGAAATATCCCCCGCAAAAGCCTGTACATCACAAATATAGTGAAATGCCGCCCCCCTGAGAACAGGAATCCCAAGATTGAAGAGGCTGAAGCGTGCAGCGAATTTCTTGAAACACAGTTAATATTATTGCACCCGGATATAGTTGTTACGCTGGGCAATGTTCCGACACAGTTTCTTCTGAACACAAAGCAGGGTATAACATCACTCCGCGGGCAGTGGATTCCGTGGCGCGGAATTTTGCTGTTACCTATGTTTCACCCAAGCTATTTATTACGGAATGAATCACGCGCAAAGGGAAGCCCTAAAGATTTAACGTGGCAGGATGTACGCGCATTGAAGGCAAAAATTGACGAACTCACACAAGGAGGCAGCATATCATGA
- a CDS encoding Asp23/Gls24 family envelope stress response protein has translation MSDIEVTAFVGPAGTGKSHRATMVARQNGIDVIIDDGLMISRGRILAGRSAKSEINRLRAIKRAIFEYPEHRDEVSACLAKNHPAKIMILATSDDMAAKITSRLGLNPPSRTIRISDVSSPEEIESALRERREKKQHVVPAAKAQIQQNFAGKLVSQIRGFFKGRDKDESRNTIVKPLFSFNGKVTIGSEALLEMCRKLLELRDHVRKIRSIDIETDDDRISLSVEIDLNLSGRSALSIAKTLQRKLRMGLSYFTGMEIRQVNIRVNEIFL, from the coding sequence TTGTCTGACATTGAGGTTACAGCTTTCGTAGGGCCTGCCGGAACAGGAAAGAGCCACCGCGCTACAATGGTAGCCCGTCAGAATGGCATTGATGTTATCATTGATGACGGACTCATGATTTCACGCGGGAGAATTTTGGCAGGACGGAGCGCAAAATCTGAGATTAACCGCTTACGTGCCATTAAGCGCGCTATATTCGAGTACCCCGAACACCGCGATGAAGTATCAGCCTGCCTCGCAAAGAATCACCCCGCAAAAATTATGATACTGGCAACTTCCGATGACATGGCCGCGAAAATCACATCCCGCCTCGGACTTAATCCTCCGTCAAGAACCATACGCATATCAGACGTATCTTCACCGGAGGAAATAGAGTCGGCGCTCCGTGAACGCAGAGAGAAGAAACAGCACGTAGTACCGGCGGCAAAAGCACAGATTCAGCAGAACTTTGCCGGAAAGCTCGTCAGCCAGATTCGCGGCTTCTTCAAGGGAAGGGACAAAGACGAATCCCGCAACACAATAGTAAAGCCCCTCTTCAGCTTCAACGGAAAAGTAACAATAGGCTCTGAGGCATTATTAGAGATGTGCCGGAAATTATTGGAACTCCGCGACCACGTTCGCAAAATCAGAAGTATTGACATTGAAACAGATGATGACAGAATTTCACTTAGCGTTGAGATTGATTTGAACCTTTCGGGAAGGAGTGCTTTATCTATTGCCAAGACATTGCAGAGAAAATTACGCATGGGACTAAGCTACTTCACAGGAATGGAAATCAGGCAGGTTAATATAAGAGTAAACGAGATATTTTTATGA
- the murA gene encoding UDP-N-acetylglucosamine 1-carboxyvinyltransferase, whose translation MKINGGIPLSGTVKTQGAKNAALPVMAVCLLLKGQTLTLDNVPDLYDIHTMIETLESLGVEVEISRDSKSSQVIFHTPDELKWEVSETLARKMRASSLVLGPLLANCGKVSLPLPGGCSIGSRPIDLHLKGLKQMGAEIEIQNGVVHASVKGRLRGRRIYLDFPSVGATENLMMAASLAQGETIIENVAREPEIDNLAAVLRCIGVTVESEGAGGVRIIGIDRARSGRERVIPDRIEACTYILAGIMTNGHIKVEDLVPSHIDAILAKLEEAGAKFSVKKSTVEIFPSKKKLHPVTVKTMPYPGFPTDSQPQMAAALSVAKGVSTIEESVFQARFLYAQELNRMGADIQISRDVAIIRGVDGLQGASVKATDLRAGAALIIAGLSAKGETRVDDMIHVWRGYEAIDEKLRGLGARVELV comes from the coding sequence ATGAAAATTAACGGAGGAATCCCCCTCAGCGGAACGGTCAAAACTCAGGGCGCGAAAAATGCCGCTCTTCCCGTTATGGCCGTGTGTCTCCTGCTCAAAGGCCAGACTCTAACCCTCGATAACGTCCCGGACTTGTACGACATTCATACGATGATTGAGACCCTCGAATCACTCGGCGTTGAAGTCGAAATCAGTCGCGACTCAAAATCTTCGCAGGTAATATTTCACACGCCCGATGAGCTGAAGTGGGAAGTCTCAGAGACATTAGCCCGCAAAATGCGTGCGTCCTCCCTCGTATTAGGGCCTCTGCTCGCGAACTGCGGTAAAGTCTCATTACCCCTCCCCGGCGGATGCTCAATCGGAAGCCGTCCCATAGATTTGCACCTCAAAGGACTAAAGCAGATGGGCGCGGAAATAGAAATACAGAACGGAGTCGTTCATGCAAGCGTCAAAGGAAGACTCAGAGGCCGGAGAATATATCTTGATTTCCCGTCAGTAGGAGCGACAGAGAATCTCATGATGGCCGCCTCGCTCGCTCAGGGCGAGACTATCATCGAGAACGTAGCCCGCGAACCCGAAATCGACAACCTCGCCGCAGTATTGCGCTGTATCGGCGTTACTGTCGAGTCAGAAGGCGCAGGAGGAGTCAGAATCATCGGGATTGACCGCGCCCGCTCAGGCCGTGAAAGAGTCATCCCCGACAGAATAGAGGCTTGCACTTACATTCTTGCAGGGATCATGACGAACGGACATATTAAGGTTGAAGACCTCGTGCCGTCCCACATTGACGCGATACTCGCAAAACTTGAGGAGGCCGGAGCAAAATTTTCCGTCAAAAAAAGCACCGTTGAAATTTTCCCGTCAAAGAAAAAACTTCACCCCGTTACAGTAAAGACTATGCCTTACCCAGGTTTCCCGACTGACTCACAGCCTCAGATGGCCGCGGCTCTGTCAGTCGCAAAAGGAGTCAGCACAATCGAGGAGAGCGTGTTTCAGGCAAGATTCCTTTACGCGCAGGAGCTAAACCGAATGGGAGCAGATATTCAGATTTCGCGGGACGTTGCCATTATTCGGGGTGTTGACGGGCTGCAGGGGGCAAGCGTCAAAGCTACAGACCTGCGGGCGGGCGCGGCTCTGATTATCGCGGGGCTTTCGGCAAAGGGTGAGACAAGAGTCGACGACATGATTCACGTATGGCGCGGCTATGAGGCAATAGACGAAAAATTACGGGGGCTGGGCGCGAGGGTTGAGCTTGTCTGA